In the Polyangiaceae bacterium genome, one interval contains:
- a CDS encoding prepilin peptidase has translation MPLLDELPYSLLAFVAISLGLAFGSFLNVVIHRVPRDQSVVKPGSRCPECGKPIRGFDNIPVVSWLLLAGRSRCCRTRISPRYPLVEALGGLAGFAVLETRILTLPGNVSALTAAFLFALYLALALGVIAAAFIDLEHMLLPDSITLGGALLGLATAWLRPDIPFLHALIGAAVGFVMIWLPFIVLYQALRGGPGMGLGDAKLTMLAGAWFGWHAAAFVLLAGAIQGTVVALAVMLTRGKIDEPEAVRREREEMHAELEAAEGEEREKLLAEFQADPIFEEPEGGLGRARIPFGPFLVLALLEYLFFGTQIQEIVWQWLFVV, from the coding sequence GTGCCGCTGCTGGACGAACTGCCGTACTCCTTGTTGGCTTTCGTCGCCATTTCCCTGGGCCTGGCTTTCGGCAGCTTCCTGAACGTCGTCATTCATCGCGTGCCTCGGGATCAAAGCGTGGTCAAACCCGGGAGTCGCTGCCCAGAATGCGGCAAGCCAATCCGTGGTTTCGACAACATTCCAGTCGTATCGTGGCTATTGCTTGCCGGACGATCCCGCTGCTGCAGGACACGCATATCGCCGCGCTACCCATTGGTCGAAGCCCTGGGCGGCCTCGCAGGGTTCGCCGTGCTCGAAACGCGAATTCTGACTCTGCCGGGGAATGTATCCGCACTCACGGCCGCGTTCCTCTTCGCGCTGTATCTGGCGCTCGCCCTCGGCGTGATCGCCGCTGCCTTCATCGACCTGGAGCACATGCTCTTGCCAGACTCGATCACTCTCGGCGGCGCGCTGCTCGGCCTCGCAACCGCATGGCTGCGGCCAGATATTCCCTTCCTCCACGCGCTGATCGGCGCGGCCGTCGGGTTCGTCATGATTTGGCTGCCCTTCATCGTGCTCTACCAGGCACTTCGGGGCGGGCCTGGCATGGGACTGGGTGATGCCAAGTTGACCATGCTGGCAGGCGCATGGTTTGGCTGGCATGCGGCAGCCTTCGTGCTCCTGGCGGGCGCCATCCAAGGCACCGTGGTGGCGCTGGCGGTCATGCTGACGCGGGGCAAGATCGACGAGCCCGAAGCCGTGCGCAGGGAACGAGAAGAGATGCACGCGGAGCTGGAGGCCGCCGAAGGCGAAGAGCGAGAGAAGTTGCTGGCCGAGTTCCAAGCCGACCCCATCTTCGAGGAACCCGAAGGGGGACTGGGCCGCGCTCGCATTCCATTTGGACCGTTCCTGGTGCTCGCACTGCTCGAGTATCTGTTCTTCGGTACCCAGATACAGGAAATCGTATGGCAGTGGCTGTTCGTGGTCTGA
- the grxC gene encoding glutaredoxin 3 — protein MAAKVVMYRTPWCPYCVRAERLLRRKGIPFEQIDVSGDVERRRWLEQVSGQRTVPQIFIDDVSVGGCDELHELEDSGKLDELLFGQAR, from the coding sequence TTGGCCGCGAAGGTCGTGATGTACCGCACCCCATGGTGCCCTTACTGCGTGCGCGCGGAGCGCTTGCTGCGACGCAAGGGCATCCCTTTCGAGCAGATCGACGTGAGTGGAGACGTGGAGCGCCGGCGCTGGTTGGAGCAGGTATCGGGACAACGCACGGTACCCCAGATCTTCATCGACGACGTGTCCGTCGGTGGCTGCGACGAGCTGCACGAGTTGGAGGACAGCGGCAAGCTCGATGAGTTGCTGTTCGGCCAGGCTCGCTAA
- a CDS encoding radical SAM protein — protein MRVTFLFAPLRVSRDFIDYPYFADLGALQAAAVVRGQGMDVRVVDALAMAGATLTRADDEVVLGAPLSQVESALTEAIADCDVLVAQLSVFHRPPLPAADLGSLLRHARKLKKRMPILLADLYQSGQHYVGYDPGQLRRSYPEADKLLLHEAETMLPLVLAKVEREGRFDGEFAEEGGEVDDLDALPFPAWDLVDRQAYFRFHQEVVAKLGRGAWAFPILDQALPWLSSRGCPFRCVHCSSNPGRVANTPKRQRRLSPTRIREHLDALQSLGARKVIVLDELANASASHFDHLLTELDARELGLELPNGLRADYVVERHLEVLSRRATTLSISAESGVQRVVDDVVQKQLDLAHIERVCAAARNAGLATLVHFMIGLPGESRAEINETLAYARHLKQEHGAQPSVQYATPLPGTQLSRAVDATRLPLLQDWSPHFQRAPSPRDGEVDAATLARFRETFELWNAASEGPKKAILNVTYRCNNHCTFCAVGTRTQVDGNFQRQRELLVKYRKAGVTLLDLDGGEPTLNPRLFALIRFARRIGYEKVNVTTNGRLAAYDDYARELCTSGVTSILFSVHGHTPWLHAANVGVPEALEQTLQGIANVRRHAPPTLELGANVTVTLSNHRHLRDIAAFVREQGLSWLNIQFLTPFGRATQSVAPDSEAAVAEAKLVLDEFGGSMKLCIVNAPWCWFEGYERFVVGDLLKLERHMIFVDNEEVNLFEYLASEREYRDSCEECARKVFCGGFYRTQDVAEPTWLIEPRDLLRPVAQRGFTGPARRRHGDLER, from the coding sequence ATGCGCGTAACGTTCCTCTTCGCTCCCCTGCGCGTGTCGCGGGACTTCATCGACTATCCGTACTTCGCGGATCTGGGCGCGCTGCAGGCCGCAGCGGTGGTCCGCGGCCAGGGCATGGACGTCCGCGTGGTGGATGCTCTCGCCATGGCTGGCGCGACCCTGACCCGCGCCGACGACGAAGTGGTGTTGGGTGCACCCCTATCGCAAGTGGAGAGCGCTTTGACGGAGGCCATTGCCGACTGCGACGTGCTGGTCGCACAGCTATCCGTCTTTCATCGCCCACCCTTGCCCGCCGCCGACCTGGGTTCGTTGCTGCGGCATGCGCGCAAACTGAAGAAGCGCATGCCCATCTTGCTGGCGGACTTGTATCAGTCCGGACAGCACTACGTGGGCTACGACCCTGGACAACTGCGACGCAGCTACCCGGAGGCGGACAAGCTCCTCCTCCACGAGGCAGAAACCATGCTGCCGCTCGTCTTGGCGAAGGTCGAGCGCGAGGGACGCTTCGACGGCGAGTTCGCGGAAGAGGGCGGCGAGGTCGACGACCTGGACGCGCTGCCCTTCCCCGCCTGGGACTTGGTGGATCGGCAGGCGTACTTTCGATTCCACCAGGAGGTCGTGGCCAAGCTCGGGCGCGGCGCCTGGGCCTTTCCCATCCTGGACCAAGCTCTGCCCTGGCTGAGCAGTCGAGGCTGCCCCTTCCGCTGCGTCCACTGCTCGTCCAACCCAGGACGCGTGGCGAACACCCCCAAGCGCCAGCGACGACTGTCCCCGACTCGCATCCGCGAGCACTTGGACGCGCTGCAGTCGCTGGGCGCACGCAAAGTGATCGTGCTGGACGAGCTCGCCAACGCCAGCGCCTCGCACTTCGATCATCTGCTCACCGAGCTCGACGCTCGCGAACTCGGCCTGGAACTGCCAAACGGCCTGCGCGCGGACTACGTAGTGGAGCGACACCTGGAGGTACTGTCGAGGCGAGCCACGACCCTGAGCATCAGCGCAGAAAGCGGCGTTCAGCGGGTTGTGGACGACGTGGTGCAGAAGCAACTCGACCTGGCGCACATCGAGCGCGTCTGCGCGGCCGCGCGCAACGCCGGCCTGGCGACGCTGGTGCACTTCATGATCGGTCTGCCGGGAGAAAGTCGAGCGGAGATCAACGAGACCCTCGCCTATGCGCGCCACTTGAAACAAGAGCATGGAGCACAGCCGAGCGTGCAGTACGCCACGCCTCTACCCGGCACCCAGCTGTCGCGAGCCGTGGACGCCACGCGACTTCCCCTGCTGCAAGACTGGAGCCCGCACTTTCAACGAGCGCCGAGCCCCCGCGACGGCGAGGTGGACGCAGCGACCTTGGCCCGGTTTCGCGAGACCTTCGAACTGTGGAACGCCGCCTCCGAAGGGCCCAAGAAGGCCATTTTGAACGTCACTTACCGCTGCAACAATCACTGCACCTTCTGCGCGGTGGGCACGCGAACCCAAGTCGATGGGAACTTCCAGCGGCAGCGGGAGCTATTGGTCAAGTACCGCAAAGCGGGGGTGACGCTGCTGGACTTGGACGGCGGTGAGCCGACCCTCAACCCGCGGCTATTCGCCCTGATCCGTTTTGCGCGCCGCATCGGCTACGAAAAGGTGAATGTCACGACCAACGGGCGGCTCGCGGCCTATGACGACTACGCAAGAGAGCTGTGCACCAGCGGCGTGACGAGCATCCTGTTCAGCGTGCACGGCCACACGCCTTGGCTCCACGCAGCAAACGTCGGTGTGCCGGAGGCCCTCGAGCAAACTCTGCAAGGCATCGCCAACGTGCGACGCCACGCCCCGCCGACGCTCGAACTCGGCGCCAATGTCACCGTCACCCTGTCGAACCATCGCCACCTGCGCGACATTGCTGCCTTCGTGCGAGAGCAGGGGCTTTCGTGGTTGAACATTCAATTCCTGACGCCCTTTGGCCGCGCCACCCAGTCCGTCGCCCCAGACTCCGAGGCGGCCGTCGCCGAGGCGAAGCTCGTGCTCGACGAGTTCGGGGGCAGCATGAAGCTCTGCATCGTGAACGCACCCTGGTGTTGGTTCGAGGGCTACGAGCGGTTCGTGGTAGGCGACTTGCTCAAGCTGGAGCGGCACATGATCTTCGTCGACAACGAGGAGGTGAATCTCTTCGAGTACCTCGCGAGCGAGCGGGAGTATCGCGATTCGTGTGAGGAATGTGCACGCAAGGTGTTCTGCGGGGGTTTCTACCGTACGCAGGACGTCGCAGAGCCGACCTGGTTGATCGAACCACGAGACTTGCTACGTCCCGTCGCCCAGCGCGGATTCACCGGTCCCGCACGACGGCGCCACGGAGACCTCGAGAGGTAG
- a CDS encoding class I SAM-dependent methyltransferase, which translates to MSARDQKIGPTAHYTAFVWHRLGMPYAEHFATRRGRVLFWSFRLAGEWVATLLPRHPTMEQYLEIRHRTLEQVLRDAKPDRVVELGAGLSRRGLTWAADHGVDYTELDLPHMAEAKRNAIEARLPERIRRRVQGRLRQIGLDVLAEDFSSELSALLQGARRPVVLAEGLLGYFPMHERRVVVSHVCRALSAVGGGTFACDLRAREGGTAVAVGATALRGAVWLVTRGRGLRPDFATHDEIREFFADAGFDSAEPMPYDGAVHAPVRIWRCEVRGA; encoded by the coding sequence ATGAGCGCGCGCGACCAGAAAATCGGGCCGACGGCTCACTACACTGCATTCGTTTGGCATCGCTTGGGCATGCCCTATGCGGAGCACTTCGCCACCCGTCGCGGGCGGGTGTTGTTCTGGAGTTTTCGCCTCGCCGGCGAGTGGGTGGCTACCTTGCTGCCGAGGCACCCCACCATGGAGCAATACCTGGAGATACGTCATCGCACGCTGGAGCAGGTGCTGCGCGACGCCAAGCCGGACCGCGTCGTGGAACTCGGGGCTGGGCTTTCACGGCGGGGACTGACCTGGGCGGCGGACCACGGCGTCGACTACACGGAGTTGGATCTGCCGCACATGGCAGAAGCGAAGCGGAACGCGATTGAGGCGCGCCTACCCGAGAGGATTCGTCGCCGGGTGCAAGGACGCCTCCGCCAGATCGGGTTGGACGTCTTGGCCGAAGACTTCTCGAGTGAGCTGTCCGCCCTGCTGCAGGGGGCACGACGACCCGTGGTGCTGGCGGAAGGCCTTTTGGGATACTTCCCCATGCATGAGCGTCGGGTGGTGGTGAGCCACGTGTGTCGTGCCTTGTCAGCAGTCGGAGGGGGCACGTTTGCATGCGACTTGCGCGCTCGAGAGGGTGGCACGGCCGTGGCGGTGGGCGCGACCGCGCTCCGCGGTGCGGTCTGGCTCGTGACGCGCGGACGCGGGCTACGGCCAGATTTCGCGACCCACGACGAAATCCGCGAGTTCTTTGCCGACGCCGGTTTCGATTCCGCGGAGCCCATGCCCTACGACGGCGCGGTACATGCTCCCGTGCGGATCTGGCGCTGCGAGGTCCGCGGAGCGTGA
- a CDS encoding glycosyltransferase, whose protein sequence is MEKILTFNCHEPYIHCLAKLGYEWIVVDGLPGRTQRQWDTRSRPIPANVRLVPLSAVRSLGPYRAVVAHNLTDLLAARDIAAPRIFVAHVNLRARMEEEGVDFQAEEMARDLRNYLGYTGGIAVGVSEEKLESWGLSGLVIPPPVDASEYGGYTGRLSRGLRVANDVSKRKRRFAWDIHEEIVAGFDFKLVGDNPDLGSSPAPSFDALRSFYRDHRYFVYTAHSRDEDGYNLALLEAMATGMPIIATPHASLPVTHGVAGYVSNDVHVLRRGIERLLADDDLAGAMGAAARREVLSRFPESRFAERWHAALDMARSSHEQSTVGRSVA, encoded by the coding sequence GTGGAGAAGATCCTCACCTTCAATTGCCATGAACCCTACATCCACTGCCTGGCCAAACTGGGCTACGAGTGGATCGTGGTCGACGGCCTCCCGGGGCGAACGCAGCGCCAATGGGACACGCGCTCTCGCCCGATCCCTGCCAACGTTCGCCTGGTACCGCTCTCAGCAGTGCGCAGCTTGGGGCCCTACCGCGCAGTCGTCGCCCACAACCTGACGGACCTCTTGGCCGCCCGGGACATCGCCGCCCCGCGCATCTTCGTCGCACACGTGAACCTCCGAGCACGAATGGAAGAAGAGGGTGTGGACTTCCAAGCCGAAGAGATGGCCAGGGACCTACGGAACTATCTGGGCTACACCGGCGGTATCGCGGTGGGAGTGTCCGAGGAAAAACTGGAGAGTTGGGGTCTGTCCGGACTGGTAATCCCGCCGCCCGTCGACGCCAGTGAATACGGAGGATACACGGGTCGCCTGTCGCGCGGGCTGCGAGTGGCAAACGACGTCAGCAAGCGCAAGCGGCGCTTTGCCTGGGACATCCACGAAGAGATTGTGGCGGGCTTCGACTTCAAGCTCGTTGGCGACAACCCCGACCTAGGTTCGTCGCCTGCTCCGAGCTTCGACGCACTTCGCTCCTTCTACCGCGACCACCGCTACTTCGTGTACACCGCGCACTCGCGTGATGAAGATGGGTACAACTTGGCGTTGCTGGAAGCGATGGCCACGGGCATGCCCATCATCGCCACACCGCACGCGAGCCTCCCCGTCACGCACGGCGTTGCTGGCTACGTTTCGAACGACGTCCACGTGCTACGCCGCGGCATCGAGCGGTTGCTTGCCGACGACGACCTGGCGGGGGCGATGGGCGCCGCAGCGCGCCGCGAGGTGCTCAGTCGCTTTCCCGAATCCCGTTTTGCCGAGCGCTGGCACGCAGCGCTCGACATGGCGCGCAGCAGCCACGAACAATCCACCGTGGGACGCTCGGTAGCCTAG
- a CDS encoding COX15/CtaA family protein encodes MSSRQPVSRGVLTWLWLTSALLLTMIGLGGLTRLTGSGLSIVRWEPIIGALPPLNADDWERVFALYRASPQFQWVNSDMTVEGFKGIFWLEYFHRLLGRSIGLVVFLPLLTFWWTKRLPRRRALVLLGIFSLGGLQGLVGWLMVKSGLNDLPQVSHYRLTLHLGLGFLLFALVLWQALDLSFGRHRERAVDPRVSRRATLGLLALLSVTIAMGALVAGLKAGQAFPTFPKMAGYWLPPGLIAVEPLWRNFVDNAVTVHFQHRLLASAVLVYVIVLVVRAWRAGSRIRGPLGLMLSAALVQYGLGIATVLLGVPVWAAAVHQINAALLLASVLNVLHVLLAHRRAKQPRPGGMASTPSLASERTAPTM; translated from the coding sequence ATGTCCTCGCGCCAACCCGTATCTCGCGGTGTCCTCACCTGGCTGTGGCTCACGTCTGCTTTGCTGCTCACCATGATCGGCTTGGGCGGTCTCACCCGACTGACGGGATCGGGTCTTTCGATCGTGCGCTGGGAGCCCATCATTGGCGCGCTTCCTCCGCTGAACGCCGACGATTGGGAACGGGTGTTTGCTCTCTATCGTGCGAGCCCGCAGTTCCAGTGGGTGAACTCGGACATGACCGTCGAGGGCTTCAAGGGCATCTTCTGGCTGGAGTACTTCCACCGTCTGCTCGGCCGCAGCATTGGTCTGGTGGTGTTTCTGCCCTTGCTCACGTTTTGGTGGACGAAACGCTTGCCGCGAAGACGCGCCCTCGTGCTGCTGGGGATCTTCTCCCTCGGTGGGCTCCAGGGCTTGGTCGGCTGGCTCATGGTGAAGAGCGGCCTCAATGACCTGCCTCAGGTCAGTCACTATCGACTCACCTTGCACCTTGGCCTTGGGTTTCTGCTCTTCGCCCTGGTCTTGTGGCAGGCGCTCGACCTCAGCTTTGGTCGCCATCGAGAACGCGCAGTCGACCCCAGGGTGTCACGAAGGGCAACCCTAGGATTGCTCGCGCTGCTGTCCGTGACCATCGCCATGGGAGCCCTGGTCGCGGGGTTGAAAGCGGGCCAGGCGTTTCCGACCTTCCCGAAAATGGCGGGTTATTGGCTGCCGCCAGGCCTGATTGCAGTTGAGCCGCTGTGGCGCAACTTCGTCGACAATGCGGTCACCGTGCACTTCCAGCATCGGCTGCTTGCAAGTGCGGTGCTGGTCTACGTCATCGTTCTCGTGGTGCGCGCATGGCGGGCTGGCTCTCGGATCCGCGGCCCCTTGGGCCTGATGCTCAGCGCCGCACTCGTGCAGTACGGGCTCGGTATCGCGACGGTGCTCCTAGGCGTACCGGTGTGGGCTGCGGCGGTGCATCAGATCAACGCGGCGTTGCTTCTGGCGAGCGTGCTCAACGTGCTGCATGTGCTCCTTGCCCACCGCCGCGCCAAGCAGCCGCGGCCCGGTGGCATGGCGTCGACACCGTCCCTCGCCAGCGAGCGCACGGCGCCGACGATGTGA
- the prmC gene encoding peptide chain release factor N(5)-glutamine methyltransferase: MSQENWTVDRVLAWAIQDFQTRGIDSARLEAELLLSGVLALDRIQLILQRSRPLNGDELSRFRDHIKRRRRGEPLFYILGRREFFGHSFRVTAAVLIPRPDSEVLVETALARTQSRSMYGNLLDLCTGSGCIAVAFAKQRRTWRVLATDISEAALEVARHNVLRLGVVHQVELRAGDLFRAVPAGRRFDAIVANPPYIPGADVEALDVGIREFEPKLALSGGDDGLDVLRRIVRDAPSFLLPSGSLSLEIQFDQGEAVSALLRESGFEDVQVHRDLGQRDRVVSGTLGFPDEG; the protein is encoded by the coding sequence GTGAGCCAGGAAAACTGGACCGTCGACCGGGTATTGGCCTGGGCCATCCAAGACTTTCAGACTCGAGGCATCGACAGCGCCCGGCTGGAGGCGGAGTTGTTGCTCAGCGGTGTGCTGGCTCTCGATCGCATCCAGCTGATCCTGCAGCGCTCTCGCCCCTTGAATGGCGATGAACTCTCCCGCTTTCGCGACCACATCAAGCGCCGCCGTCGGGGAGAACCGCTGTTCTACATCCTGGGCAGGCGGGAGTTCTTTGGGCACTCCTTTCGCGTGACGGCAGCGGTATTGATTCCACGACCTGACAGCGAGGTGCTGGTGGAGACGGCGCTCGCGCGGACCCAATCGCGAAGCATGTACGGCAACTTGCTCGACTTGTGCACCGGCTCCGGGTGCATTGCCGTCGCCTTCGCCAAGCAGCGACGCACGTGGCGCGTGCTTGCCACCGATATCTCCGAGGCCGCCCTCGAAGTGGCACGCCACAATGTGCTGCGCCTGGGCGTGGTGCACCAAGTGGAACTGCGCGCCGGAGACCTGTTCCGAGCCGTTCCCGCGGGCCGTCGGTTCGATGCCATCGTGGCCAACCCACCCTACATTCCCGGCGCGGACGTCGAAGCGCTGGACGTCGGCATCCGCGAGTTCGAACCCAAGCTGGCGCTGAGCGGTGGCGATGACGGCCTCGATGTCTTGCGACGCATCGTGCGAGACGCGCCCAGCTTCCTGCTCCCAAGCGGCTCGCTGAGTCTCGAAATCCAATTCGACCAGGGCGAAGCCGTCAGCGCGTTGCTGCGCGAAAGCGGCTTCGAAGACGTGCAGGTGCACCGCGACCTGGGCCAACGCGATCGCGTCGTCAGCGGAACGCTGGGCTTCCCCGACGAGGGCTAG
- a CDS encoding ferritin-like domain-containing protein: MPLRDLNVDATTSILNAILEHELAGVVRYTHYALMVTGPNRIPIVQFMNGQAQESLLHAQQVGELLTGLEGHPSMRIATIVETNEHSTRALLQESLNHELEGVAAYKKLLEIVENASVYLEEFTRGMIGQEERHQIELKKMLRDYGQD, encoded by the coding sequence ATGCCGCTCCGTGACCTGAACGTCGACGCCACCACTTCCATCTTGAACGCCATCCTCGAGCACGAGCTCGCCGGGGTAGTACGCTACACGCACTACGCGCTGATGGTAACCGGTCCGAATCGCATTCCAATCGTGCAGTTCATGAACGGCCAGGCGCAAGAATCGCTGCTTCATGCGCAACAGGTCGGCGAGCTCCTGACCGGACTCGAAGGTCACCCCAGCATGCGCATCGCTACGATTGTGGAGACCAACGAACACTCGACGCGCGCGCTGCTTCAAGAGAGCCTCAACCACGAGCTGGAGGGCGTCGCCGCCTACAAGAAGCTGTTGGAGATCGTCGAGAACGCGAGCGTCTACCTGGAAGAGTTCACTCGCGGCATGATCGGCCAGGAAGAGCGACATCAGATCGAGCTCAAGAAGATGCTTCGCGACTACGGGCAAGATTGA
- a CDS encoding phosphomannomutase/phosphoglucomutase: protein MSAHIFREYDIRGVADRDLTDELVHGIGVGLARMLRPDGKEGIQPRLAVARDCRKSGPRLFQTLLSGLVDGGANVIDLGVGPTPLLYYGVHCLDADGGIMITGSHNPGEDNGFKIMRGKASFFGEDIQKLRERVEAKTPPVGPRGSLQTVPIEDAYLDKLRDGVAIKDDSMKVVLDAGNGSAGPLGLRALRYVGLAPTPLFCDMDGSFPNHHPDPTVPENLEVLIDTVKQQGARVGIAFDGDGDRLGVVDANGDVVWGDRLLALFARNVLQDHPGAAVIGEVKCSQNAFDDIQRHGGRPIMWKTGHSLIKTKMKQEKALLAGEMSGHFFFADRYYGFDDAIYAALRLLEILSNSGKTVGELLADLPSGVSTPEIRAHCPDHLKFQVVDRVREAMRGKGQLSEIDGVRVTFDDGAWALARASNTGPVIVLRFEAPTEARLQEVRSSVETAVQTALSDLS, encoded by the coding sequence ATGAGCGCCCATATCTTTCGCGAGTACGACATCCGCGGCGTGGCGGATCGGGACCTCACCGACGAGCTGGTGCACGGCATCGGCGTGGGACTTGCGCGCATGCTCCGCCCTGATGGCAAAGAGGGGATTCAGCCACGCCTCGCGGTCGCACGCGACTGTCGCAAGTCTGGACCTCGCCTGTTCCAGACACTGCTCAGCGGGCTGGTCGACGGCGGAGCCAACGTCATCGACTTGGGCGTGGGCCCGACGCCGCTGCTCTACTACGGAGTGCACTGCCTCGACGCCGATGGCGGCATCATGATCACGGGAAGTCACAACCCTGGCGAAGACAACGGGTTCAAGATCATGCGTGGCAAGGCTTCATTCTTCGGCGAGGACATCCAAAAGCTCCGCGAACGGGTGGAAGCCAAGACGCCGCCTGTGGGTCCGCGTGGTTCGCTGCAAACCGTGCCGATCGAAGACGCCTACCTCGACAAACTGCGGGACGGGGTAGCGATCAAGGACGATTCGATGAAAGTCGTGCTGGACGCCGGCAATGGCTCCGCGGGCCCGCTTGGCCTGCGCGCTTTGCGCTACGTGGGCCTCGCGCCCACGCCCCTCTTCTGTGACATGGATGGCTCTTTCCCCAATCACCATCCGGATCCAACCGTGCCCGAGAACCTGGAAGTCCTGATCGACACCGTCAAGCAGCAGGGGGCACGCGTCGGGATTGCCTTCGACGGCGACGGGGATCGGCTGGGCGTGGTGGATGCGAACGGCGACGTCGTGTGGGGCGATCGACTGTTGGCGCTGTTCGCGCGCAACGTCCTGCAAGACCACCCCGGTGCTGCAGTAATCGGCGAGGTAAAGTGTTCTCAGAATGCCTTCGACGACATCCAGCGTCACGGCGGACGACCGATCATGTGGAAGACCGGCCACTCCTTGATCAAGACCAAGATGAAACAAGAGAAAGCCTTGCTGGCTGGAGAGATGAGCGGTCACTTCTTCTTCGCCGACCGCTACTACGGCTTCGACGATGCCATCTACGCGGCGTTGCGACTGCTGGAGATCCTGAGCAACAGCGGGAAGACCGTCGGCGAGCTGCTCGCGGATCTGCCCAGTGGCGTGAGCACACCGGAAATCCGGGCGCACTGCCCTGATCACCTCAAGTTCCAGGTCGTGGATCGCGTACGGGAGGCGATGCGAGGCAAGGGGCAGCTGTCGGAGATCGATGGCGTCCGTGTCACCTTCGACGACGGCGCCTGGGCCCTGGCCCGGGCGTCCAACACGGGTCCGGTGATCGTGCTCCGCTTCGAGGCTCCCACTGAAGCCCGGCTGCAAGAGGTGCGTTCCAGCGTGGAAACCGCCGTGCAGACCGCCCTGAGCGACCTGTCCTGA
- a CDS encoding FAD-dependent oxidoreductase, with translation MQIVVIGAGIAGLSAAWALSRRGHDTTVVEMEPLVFAHASGRNAAIFRPLEHAPWVSRLALRTRKLLDELFDDEPWLYQRGLLLVAQAEAALSPLKDIAASEGVACEALDEVELHRAAPELRGGRARHALWVRDAGVVDPHTIGMRLRRALADRGSNVHTRTRALRIALDNDHVRGVELQGQRLDADAVVVAAGAWSSSLAALPLTPMRRHLALLHSAATPVADHPTVWDVELETYYRVESGALLASPCDETAWTAESPPRDPAALELLAQKLAQLSPALASARVRTSWACLRTFAPDRQFVVGADPRVAGLHWLAGLGGAGLSAGVGLGELLASGMEGDMPSWAAALSPARLIPKGSSLDFVGEERVT, from the coding sequence ATGCAGATCGTGGTGATCGGAGCTGGAATAGCCGGGCTGTCTGCCGCGTGGGCGCTATCCCGGCGCGGGCACGACACGACCGTGGTGGAGATGGAGCCCTTGGTCTTCGCGCACGCTTCCGGACGCAACGCGGCCATCTTCCGTCCCCTGGAGCACGCACCTTGGGTCTCGCGCCTGGCCTTGCGAACGCGGAAGCTCCTCGACGAGCTGTTCGATGACGAACCGTGGCTGTACCAGCGTGGGCTTCTGCTCGTCGCTCAGGCGGAAGCCGCGTTGTCGCCGCTGAAGGACATCGCCGCTTCGGAGGGCGTGGCATGCGAGGCCTTGGACGAAGTCGAGCTTCACAGGGCTGCGCCGGAGCTACGCGGGGGCCGAGCGCGCCACGCGCTGTGGGTGCGGGATGCCGGGGTCGTCGATCCCCACACCATTGGCATGCGCTTGCGACGGGCACTAGCCGATCGGGGCAGCAACGTCCACACCCGGACTCGCGCCCTACGCATTGCACTGGACAATGACCATGTCCGCGGCGTCGAGCTGCAAGGTCAGCGGTTGGACGCCGATGCTGTCGTGGTCGCAGCAGGCGCTTGGTCGTCGTCCTTGGCAGCCCTGCCGCTCACGCCCATGCGGCGTCACCTGGCGCTGCTGCATAGCGCGGCGACTCCTGTGGCGGATCATCCAACCGTGTGGGACGTGGAACTCGAGACCTACTATCGAGTGGAGTCGGGTGCGCTGCTGGCGAGTCCCTGTGACGAAACCGCCTGGACGGCCGAATCGCCACCTCGCGATCCCGCGGCACTCGAGCTGTTGGCGCAGAAGCTGGCGCAACTGTCCCCGGCGCTGGCGAGCGCCCGTGTGCGAACCAGCTGGGCTTGTCTGCGCACTTTCGCTCCGGACCGACAGTTCGTCGTCGGAGCCGACCCCCGCGTGGCGGGCCTGCACTGGCTGGCCGGCTTGGGCGGCGCCGGACTGAGCGCCGGTGTGGGCTTGGGCGAGCTGCTGGCCAGCGGAATGGAAGGCGACATGCCGAGCTGGGCAGCGGCCCTTTCTCCTGCCCGGTTGATCCCCAAGGGTTCTTCCCTTGACTTCGTCGGCGAAGAGCGGGTGACTTGA